GATGTAAGGAAGATATTGAGTAATTCTCCAGGAATAAAAGTAATAGATGATCCAAGTAAAAACCTTTATCCTTTAGCTATAGAAGCAGCAGGTAAAGATGAAGTCTTTGTTGGGCGAATTAGAAAGGATTTGGCTTTTGAGAATGGTATTGCCATGTGGATTGTAGCAGATAATGTGCGAAAAGGGGCTGCTTTAAATGCTGTACAGATTGCTGAGATTCTTTTAGAGAAATATTTATAAATGCGGGTGATTGCTGGTAAATATAAAGGACATTGTTTAGCAACACCCGCTTATCAGTTTATTAGACCAACAACTCAAAAAGTAAAAGAAGCTATTTTTAATATTCTTACTAACACTTGGAATGATGCGATAGTTCTTGATTTATACGCTGGTACTGGCAATTTGGGGATAGAGGCTTTAAGTCGAGGGGCAAAAAAAGTAGTTTTTGTGGATAAAAGTCCTTTGGCAATTAAAATTATTAAAAAAAATATTTCAAAATTAGGAGATGTCCAAGTTAAAATATGGAGACGGGATGTTTTAAAAGGGCTTAATTTTTTAAAAGAAACATTTTCTATAATTTTTATAGATCCTCCTTATGAAGAAGGTTATGTAGAAAAGACCTTAACTTTAATAAAGAAAAAAACAGATATTTTGAGAAAAGGTGGAATAATAATTATTGAACATTCCCCAAAAGAAAAATTTTCTTTTTTAGGTTTTAATTTATTTGCTAGTAGACGTTATGGACAAACTCAAGTTACTATTCTTAAAAAGGAGATGTAAATGGAACGTGTTGCTGTTTATGCTGGTTCATTTGACCCCATTACTAATGGTCATATTAGCTTAATAAAACGGGCGCTTCAAATATTTGACAAAGTTATTGTAGCTATTGCTGTTAATCCAGATAAAAAACCTCTTTTTACTATAGAAGAACGTTTAGAAATTACAAAACAAGCTATACTTGAAACTATTCCTGAATACCATCGGGTAGAAGTGGATAGTTTTGAAGGATTACTTGTAGATTATGTTCAAAAAAAAGGTTCAAATATTATTTTAAGAGGATTAAGAGCTGTTTCTGATTTTGATTATGAGTTGCAGCTTGCTTTGATGAATAGAAGACTTAATCGTGATATTCAATCAGTATTTTTAATGACTGATTTTAGATGGTTATTTCTTAGTTCAACTATTGTTAAAGAGGCAGCAAGGTTAGGTGGGAATATTGAAGGACTTGTGCCAGATATTGTTGCTAAGAAATTAAAAGAAAAATTTGAGAAAATTAAAAAATAGATTTAAGGGTAGTATAGCCACCAAGGATAATACGGATAAGGAAACCAATGGTGGTAAATTTTGATTGTTTTTTGCTGTGGTTTCCAAAGATGTATTTTTCTTACTTTTAATATAGGATATGGATATTCAATTTCTCCTAAAGGAAGTTTTTTAATTCCCTCAATTTCTCCAATGACAGTAATTTCTCTTCCTTGACTATAAATAGCTACATCTAAATAACCATCATACAATATAAGAAATCTTCCTTCAGATTTATCTGTTTGTTTCGGTCGCCCTTGTCTGTCTAACGGTAAAGCAAGTATTTCTAAAAGTGTACCTTCTTTTTTGTTTATTCCCTTTAAAATTTTACCACCCCACATAACAACTTTGCTTTTAAATATTTCTGGATTTTTCTGTACTTCATAAATAGAAATGTCTTTTATCTTTTGTTTTAATTCTGAAGGTACAATTTGAGTACATGAAAATAAACAAAGAATAAAGATAATAATATAAATTCGCATATTTTTTTAATAAAAAAATTTTACTTGATTAGCAAGTGATAAAAAGTGTATCATTAAAATATGAAAGGACTTATTAGTTTTCAAGAGATGAAAGAAAGATATGAAAGAGGTGAAGATCCATTTGCATTAACATTAGAGAAATGGGTAAGGATTAAAAATTATCTTAATGTTACAGAAGAGATAGGATATCCTGAACTTATAAAACTCCTTGAAGCTGTCATGATGAAAATTCCTTTTTGTTTTGAATATGAATCTAATTGTAATCTTTGCCCATTAGAACGTCTATGTCAAAAATTTCCAAGCACTTATCATCAAATATTAGGATTATTTCATTATTTATTAGCAACTAATGCTCCCCTACCTAAACCATATCTTATCCAATTAATAGATAAATTGATGGTAGAGATTGAAGAAGCAAAAAAATTGTGGAAAAAAATGTTATTATGATCCGTGTAAGGTTTGCTCCTAGTCCTACAGGAACATTACATTTAGGTAATGCTCGTACAGCAATTTTAAATTGGCTTTTTGCCCGCCATTTTGGTGGAAAATTTATTTTACGAATAGAAGATACAGATATAGAAAGGTCTAAAAAGGAATATGAAATTCAATTAATAAATACCCTTATTTGGCTTGGACTTGATTGGGATGAAAAATATCGCCAATCAGAAAGGCTTGAGATATATAGAAACTATGCAAAAAAATTATTAGAAGAAGGAAAAGCTTATTATTGTTATTGTACGCCAGAAGAATTGGAGGCAGAAAGAAAATTTTGTCAGTCAAGAGGATTACCTCCTCGTTATTCTGGAAAATGTCGTTTTCTTACAGAAACTCAAAAAAGACGGTTTGAAATAGAAGGACGTAAACCTACCATTAGATTTCTTGTACCAGAAGGAGAAGCAATAGAGTTTTTAGATTTACTTAAAGGGAAAATGAGATTTCTTACAGATGAAATAGGAGATTTTATTATTATGCGTTCTACAGGTATTCCTGCTTATAACTTTGCTGTTGTAATAGATGATGCTTTAATGGAAATAACTCATGTTATTCGAGGGGAGGATCATTTAAGTAATACAGCTTGTCAGCTTCTCCTTTATAAAACACTGAATTTTAATCCTCCACAATTTGGTCATCATCCATTACTTCTTGCTCCAGATAGGACTAAATTGAGTAAACGTCATGGTGCTGTTTCAGTTGAAGATTATAAAGAAAAAGGATTCCTCCCAGAAGCTCTTTTCTTTTACTTAACTACTTTAGGAGGAACTAAAGAAATTTTAACAAAAAAAGAATTGATTGTTCACTTTGACCTTAAAAAATTAGGTCGAAGTAATGCTATTTTTGATGTGAAATCTCTTTTGGCTATTAATAGAGCATTTATTCGTAATTTACCGTTAGATACCCTTTTAAAATATACTAAGCCTTTTTTACCAAAAGCAAATTCACAACTACTTAAAACAGTGATTGAAATAGTACGAGAAAATATAGGAACTTTAAAAGATATTGAGATATATTGGCCAATATTTACAGAATTAGAAATAAATTTAGATAATGAAGCAAAAAAATTTTTAAAACAAGAAGAAATAAAAAAAATTATTCAATTATTTTATGAGAATATGAAAATAAGTAATGAAAATTTTGAAATTATTTTATCAAAAGTTGTAGAGAAAACAGGATTAAAAATAGGCAAATTATTATTACCATTGCGAGTAGCTCTTACAGGTAGAAAAGAAGGGCCAGAATTGAAAAAAATTCTCTCTTTTTTACCAAAGGAATGGATAAAGTTCAGACTTAAGAGAGCTTTAGAAATTTCTTAATTTTTTCTGAAATTTGAAATATTTTTTCTTTAATATATTTAGTATCAATAGAGGTTATTTTTCCTTTTTCCATAACAATTTTACCATTAACAATAACAGTTTCTGCCTCTTTTATTGAATATACAATGAGGGAATAAATATTGTGAAGAGGAAAAAGAGAAGGATGTTTCAAATCTATAATAATAATGTCAGCTAATGCTCCTTTTTTTAAACAACCTGTGTTTAAGTTAAACATTTTGGCAGGTATAGTAGTGGTCATTTTAATTACAGTTTTTGCTGGCATAATTGTAGGATCAAGGAGAATACCTTTATGGATTTTTGCAGCTGTATCCATTTCTTGAAAAAGATTTAAATTATTATTGCTGGCTGCGCTATCAGTACCTAATGCAACAGGGATATCTTTAGATAATAGCTTTGGTACAGGAGAAAGACCAGTAGCAAGTTTGAGGTTGCTTTCTGGATTATGGACAATACCTGCTCCAGTATCAGCTATAATAGAGATTTCTTCATCTGAAATCCAGTTTGCATGGATAAGGATAGTTTTTTCGTCAAGAATACCTAAATGATAAAGATAATATATAGGTGTAACTCCATAACGTTTTTTTATTTCTTCTACTTCCCATTGAGTTTCAGCGACATGGATAAATAAGAAGGTATTATAATTTCTTGTTATATCTTTTGCTTTTTTTAATGTCTCTGAAGAACATGTATATGGAGCATGCGCAAAAATAGCAGGAGTGATTAAATCAGAAAAATCTTTCCATTTTTTTA
This genomic window from Candidatus Desulfofervidus auxilii contains:
- the rsmD gene encoding 16S rRNA (guanine(966)-N(2))-methyltransferase RsmD, encoding MRVIAGKYKGHCLATPAYQFIRPTTQKVKEAIFNILTNTWNDAIVLDLYAGTGNLGIEALSRGAKKVVFVDKSPLAIKIIKKNISKLGDVQVKIWRRDVLKGLNFLKETFSIIFIDPPYEEGYVEKTLTLIKKKTDILRKGGIIIIEHSPKEKFSFLGFNLFASRRYGQTQVTILKKEM
- the coaD gene encoding pantetheine-phosphate adenylyltransferase translates to MERVAVYAGSFDPITNGHISLIKRALQIFDKVIVAIAVNPDKKPLFTIEERLEITKQAILETIPEYHRVEVDSFEGLLVDYVQKKGSNIILRGLRAVSDFDYELQLALMNRRLNRDIQSVFLMTDFRWLFLSSTIVKEAARLGGNIEGLVPDIVAKKLKEKFEKIKK
- a CDS encoding Slp family lipoprotein, yielding MRIYIIIFILCLFSCTQIVPSELKQKIKDISIYEVQKNPEIFKSKVVMWGGKILKGINKKEGTLLEILALPLDRQGRPKQTDKSEGRFLILYDGYLDVAIYSQGREITVIGEIEGIKKLPLGEIEYPYPILKVRKIHLWKPQQKTIKIYHHWFPYPYYPWWLYYP
- the gltX gene encoding glutamate--tRNA ligase, with the translated sequence MMIRVRFAPSPTGTLHLGNARTAILNWLFARHFGGKFILRIEDTDIERSKKEYEIQLINTLIWLGLDWDEKYRQSERLEIYRNYAKKLLEEGKAYYCYCTPEELEAERKFCQSRGLPPRYSGKCRFLTETQKRRFEIEGRKPTIRFLVPEGEAIEFLDLLKGKMRFLTDEIGDFIIMRSTGIPAYNFAVVIDDALMEITHVIRGEDHLSNTACQLLLYKTLNFNPPQFGHHPLLLAPDRTKLSKRHGAVSVEDYKEKGFLPEALFFYLTTLGGTKEILTKKELIVHFDLKKLGRSNAIFDVKSLLAINRAFIRNLPLDTLLKYTKPFLPKANSQLLKTVIEIVRENIGTLKDIEIYWPIFTELEINLDNEAKKFLKQEEIKKIIQLFYENMKISNENFEIILSKVVEKTGLKIGKLLLPLRVALTGRKEGPELKKILSFLPKEWIKFRLKRALEIS
- a CDS encoding amidohydrolase, which translates into the protein MSLLIFNGIIVTLDENNNLFYPGYVFIDKNEIKSLNKGNPPSELFKEADKVINAKDKLIMPGLINAHTHAAMSMFRGLADDLPLETWLKDFIFPVERKLVDKDFVYWGTLLAGWEMIKSGTTCLADGYFFEDEAIEACKTLGLRGILAQGVLDYPTPDVPEPKKSLINAERFLKKWKDFSDLITPAIFAHAPYTCSSETLKKAKDITRNYNTFLFIHVAETQWEVEEIKKRYGVTPIYYLYHLGILDEKTILIHANWISDEEISIIADTGAGIVHNPESNLKLATGLSPVPKLLSKDIPVALGTDSAASNNNLNLFQEMDTAAKIHKGILLDPTIMPAKTVIKMTTTIPAKMFNLNTGCLKKGALADIIIIDLKHPSLFPLHNIYSLIVYSIKEAETVIVNGKIVMEKGKITSIDTKYIKEKIFQISEKIKKFLKLS